Proteins encoded in a region of the Sterolibacterium denitrificans genome:
- the serC gene encoding 3-phosphoserine/phosphohydroxythreonine transaminase, which yields MTRAINFSAGPAALPAEVLQQAAAEMLDWQGSGQSVMEMSHRGKEFMAIAAAAEADLRELMAIPANYKVLFLQGGASLQFEMIPMNLLAGKGSADFVNTGEWAKKAIKAVKHFGKANVVASAEDSNFNYAPKQDTWKLDPNAAYVHYTANETIGGVEFHWVPETGNVPLVCDMSSNILSKPVDVSKYGLIYAGAQKNIGPAGLTIVIIRDDLIGKGNPAPSAMLDYKTHADNDSMYNTPPTYGIYIAGLVFQWLKKQGGLAAIEQKNIAKARLLYDFLDQSAFFKNPVRKEDRSRMNIPFTLANAELDDEFLKGAKARGMVQLKGHRSVGGMRASIYNAMPIEGVQALIDYMKEFETQHGK from the coding sequence ATGACACGCGCCATCAACTTCAGCGCCGGCCCCGCCGCGCTGCCCGCCGAAGTGCTGCAACAAGCCGCAGCCGAAATGCTCGACTGGCAGGGCAGCGGCCAGTCGGTGATGGAAATGAGCCATCGCGGCAAGGAATTCATGGCCATCGCCGCCGCCGCCGAAGCCGATCTGCGCGAGCTGATGGCGATTCCCGCCAACTACAAGGTGCTGTTCCTGCAGGGCGGCGCCTCGCTGCAATTCGAGATGATCCCGATGAACCTGCTCGCCGGCAAGGGCAGCGCCGACTTCGTCAATACCGGCGAATGGGCGAAGAAGGCCATCAAGGCCGTCAAGCACTTCGGCAAGGCCAACGTCGTCGCCAGCGCCGAGGACAGCAACTTCAACTATGCGCCGAAGCAGGACACCTGGAAGCTCGACCCGAACGCCGCTTACGTGCACTACACCGCCAACGAAACCATCGGCGGCGTCGAATTTCACTGGGTTCCGGAAACCGGCAACGTCCCGCTGGTCTGCGACATGTCGTCGAACATCCTCTCCAAGCCCGTCGATGTTTCCAAATACGGCCTGATCTACGCCGGCGCGCAGAAGAACATCGGCCCGGCCGGCCTGACCATCGTCATCATCCGCGACGACCTGATCGGCAAGGGCAATCCCGCGCCCTCCGCGATGCTCGACTACAAAACCCACGCCGACAACGACTCGATGTACAACACGCCGCCGACCTATGGCATCTACATCGCCGGCCTGGTCTTCCAGTGGCTGAAGAAGCAGGGCGGGCTGGCCGCCATCGAGCAGAAGAACATCGCCAAGGCCAGGCTGCTCTATGACTTCCTCGACCAGAGCGCGTTCTTCAAGAATCCGGTACGCAAGGAAGACCGTTCGCGCATGAACATCCCGTTCACCCTGGCCAACGCCGAGCTCGACGACGAATTCCTCAAAGGCGCCAAGGCGCGCGGCATGGTGCAACTGAAGGGCCACCGCTCGGTCGGCGGCATGCGCGCCTCGATCTACAACGCCATGCCCATCGAAGGCGTCCAGGCGCTGATCGACTACATGAAGGAATTCGAAACCCAACACGGCAAGTAA
- a CDS encoding GIY-YIG nuclease family protein, translating into MQPFSITLFATSGDPEGIRHLDKSNWSGYGVVFNRELFHLLKQEPGFSQAGIYILVGNAAEETIYIGEADPVGDRLKNHVSNKEGWVWGVYFFDRNHKIGKTEVQYLESALVALAKKHDRAILLNKNNPTAPTMAPAAKATAQAFLADMLLILPMLGINAFTPPKQEDPNDQVQPVGSENDKFDTIVVPAREEGFKQRFLNENCWFAVRINAKHISKLKFIAAYQVAPVAAITHIAEVDAILPYNDTGKYMIKFKGPATAIIPIPRPENSEVNMQSSRYALREKLLAAKNLDEVWA; encoded by the coding sequence ATGCAACCGTTTTCAATCACCCTTTTCGCCACTTCCGGTGACCCCGAAGGGATTCGTCACCTCGACAAGTCGAACTGGTCGGGCTACGGCGTCGTCTTCAACAGGGAGCTTTTCCATCTGTTGAAGCAGGAGCCGGGTTTCTCACAGGCCGGCATCTACATCCTCGTCGGCAATGCCGCCGAAGAGACGATCTACATCGGCGAGGCTGATCCTGTTGGCGATCGGCTGAAGAACCACGTCTCAAACAAGGAAGGCTGGGTGTGGGGTGTCTACTTCTTCGACCGCAACCACAAGATCGGCAAGACCGAAGTTCAGTACCTGGAATCGGCACTGGTTGCGCTGGCCAAGAAGCATGACCGTGCCATTTTGCTGAACAAGAACAATCCGACGGCTCCGACGATGGCCCCTGCGGCAAAGGCTACCGCGCAGGCGTTCCTCGCCGATATGTTGCTGATCCTGCCGATGCTCGGCATCAACGCCTTCACGCCGCCGAAGCAGGAAGACCCGAACGATCAGGTACAGCCCGTGGGGTCGGAGAACGACAAGTTCGACACCATCGTCGTCCCTGCTCGCGAGGAAGGGTTCAAGCAACGTTTCCTGAATGAGAACTGCTGGTTCGCCGTGAGGATCAACGCGAAGCACATCTCAAAGCTGAAGTTCATCGCGGCCTATCAGGTTGCCCCCGTTGCTGCCATCACGCACATTGCCGAGGTCGATGCCATCCTGCCTTACAACGACACCGGCAAGTACATGATCAAGTTCAAAGGGCCAGCGACGGCGATAATCCCGATCCCACGCCCGGAAAACAGCGAGGTCAATATGCAGTCGTCGCGCTACGCACTGCGGGAGAAGCTGCTGGCGGCAAAGAATCTGGACGAGGTCTGGGCGTAA
- a CDS encoding OmpA family protein gives MLFAALGLFASTAFAQAPDNDGYMFDTRGVVARSGHDLCWRTTRWTPAMAIEECDPDLVKKPEVAAAVPAPVPAPAPKPVAEKITLAADALFDFDKAVLRPEGKAKLDDLAAKSQQLNVEVILAVGHADRLGRAAYNQSLSERRAEAVKQYLVGKGVDANRIDAAGKGSTQPVTKADECKGTKRTKALIDCLQPDRRVSIEVIGTK, from the coding sequence ATGCTGTTCGCTGCCCTGGGCCTTTTCGCCTCTACTGCATTTGCACAGGCACCCGACAACGACGGTTACATGTTCGATACGCGCGGCGTGGTTGCTCGCAGCGGCCATGATTTGTGCTGGCGCACCACGCGCTGGACGCCGGCGATGGCCATCGAGGAATGCGATCCGGATCTGGTCAAGAAGCCTGAAGTTGCTGCTGCCGTGCCTGCTCCGGTCCCGGCACCGGCACCGAAGCCTGTCGCCGAGAAGATCACGCTGGCGGCGGATGCGCTGTTCGATTTCGACAAGGCCGTGCTGCGCCCCGAAGGCAAGGCCAAGCTGGACGATCTTGCAGCCAAGAGCCAACAGCTCAATGTCGAAGTCATCCTCGCCGTCGGCCATGCCGACCGCCTGGGCCGCGCTGCCTACAACCAGAGCCTGTCCGAGCGCCGTGCCGAGGCTGTCAAGCAATACCTGGTCGGCAAGGGTGTCGACGCCAACCGTATCGACGCCGCTGGCAAGGGCTCGACCCAGCCGGTGACCAAGGCGGACGAGTGCAAGGGCACCAAGCGCACCAAGGCGCTGATCGACTGCCTGCAGCCCGATCGCCGTGTCAGCATCGAAGTCATCGGTACCAAGTAA
- a CDS encoding HAD family hydrolase: MRAMVDAVLFDLDGTLADTALDLGAALNRLLIEEGRTALSAAAIRPHASNGTRGLLGLGFDITPDQEAYAGLARRFLDHYAASVCEHTVLFDGVAELLAALDERGVRWGVVTNKPQRFTLPLLDALGLTARCACIVSGDTTARPKPAPDPLLRGCQDAAARPQRSLYVGDDERDIIAGHAAGMITVIAAWGYLGEENPPENWNAAAMIETPAQVLDLLDLDERYASA; this comes from the coding sequence ATGCGCGCGATGGTCGATGCCGTCCTCTTTGATCTCGATGGCACCTTGGCCGATACGGCGCTCGACCTTGGCGCGGCTCTCAACCGGCTGTTGATCGAGGAGGGGCGGACAGCACTATCGGCGGCGGCGATACGGCCACACGCCTCGAACGGCACGCGCGGCCTGTTGGGCCTCGGCTTTGACATCACGCCGGACCAGGAAGCCTACGCAGGGCTGGCGCGGCGATTTCTCGATCACTATGCCGCCTCCGTTTGCGAACATACCGTTCTGTTCGATGGCGTTGCCGAATTGCTCGCCGCCCTGGATGAGCGGGGGGTGCGCTGGGGCGTCGTGACCAACAAACCACAGCGCTTTACCCTGCCGCTGCTCGACGCCTTGGGGCTGACTGCGCGTTGCGCCTGCATTGTCAGTGGTGACACCACCGCCAGGCCCAAACCAGCCCCCGATCCCCTGTTGCGTGGCTGCCAGGACGCCGCGGCGCGGCCGCAGCGCAGTCTGTACGTCGGCGACGACGAGCGCGACATCATCGCCGGCCATGCGGCCGGAATGATCACTGTCATCGCGGCCTGGGGTTATCTGGGCGAGGAAAATCCTCCGGAAAACTGGAATGCCGCAGCCATGATCGAAACGCCCGCGCAGGTTCTGGATCTGCTGGATCTCGATGAACGGTACGCCTCCGCCTGA
- the ubiG gene encoding bifunctional 2-polyprenyl-6-hydroxyphenol methylase/3-demethylubiquinol 3-O-methyltransferase UbiG: MNGSAAHNGNADRRELDKFAELAHRWWDPNSEFKPLHDINPLRLDWIDAACGGLAGKRVIDVGCGGGILAESMAARGARVTGIDLGERALSVARLHLLESGEELALDYRLIAAEDMAAEAAGSFDVVTCMEMLEHVPDPASTVRACAALVRPGGRVFLSTINRNPKAYLFAVVGAEYILDLLPRGTHDYARFLRPAELSRYCRQSGLAVDEIIGMSYNLFDKTYSLGADTSVNYLMRATLPANPGD, from the coding sequence ATGAACGGAAGCGCCGCCCACAATGGCAATGCGGATCGCCGCGAACTCGACAAGTTTGCCGAACTGGCTCACCGCTGGTGGGATCCGAATTCGGAGTTCAAGCCGCTGCATGACATCAATCCGCTGCGTCTGGACTGGATCGACGCCGCCTGTGGCGGTCTGGCAGGCAAACGGGTGATCGACGTCGGCTGTGGCGGCGGCATTCTTGCAGAAAGCATGGCCGCACGCGGTGCCCGGGTGACCGGCATCGATCTGGGTGAGCGGGCCCTGAGCGTGGCGCGCTTGCATCTGCTGGAAAGTGGAGAGGAACTGGCGCTCGACTATCGTTTGATTGCCGCAGAAGACATGGCCGCCGAGGCGGCCGGCAGCTTCGATGTGGTCACCTGCATGGAAATGCTCGAACACGTTCCCGATCCGGCGAGTACCGTGCGTGCCTGCGCGGCGCTGGTCAGGCCGGGCGGCCGGGTGTTTCTGTCCACCATCAACCGCAATCCCAAGGCTTATCTATTTGCGGTCGTCGGTGCTGAATACATCCTTGATCTGCTGCCGCGCGGGACGCACGATTACGCGCGCTTTCTGCGTCCCGCCGAGCTGTCTCGCTATTGCCGCCAGAGTGGTCTGGCCGTCGATGAAATCATCGGCATGAGCTACAACCTCTTCGACAAGACCTACAGCCTGGGTGCCGACACCAGCGTGAACTACCTGATGCGGGCCACGCTGCCTGCGAATCCAGGCGACTGA
- a CDS encoding TRZ/ATZ family hydrolase, producing MTAYAHATEIVDTLIEARWIVPVEPRGLVLEHHALAIDAGRIVALLPQAEARTRLRARKTVRLPQHVLIPGLVNLHTHAAMTLLRGYADDMPLMDWLNQRIWPAEARHVTPGFVRDGTLLACAEMLRGGTTCFNDMYFFPEAAAEAALRLGMRAVLGMLAIDFPTAYAADAEDYLSKGLAVRDSLRDQPLINFCMAPHAPYSVGDRLFEQVATLAAQLDLPIHTHVHETRAEIEESLRQHGVRPLERLRRLGLLGPNLIAVHAVHLEPVEIELLALHGCRVAHCPVSNLKLASGIAPSAQLMRAGVTVGLGSDGAASNNRLDMFREMNLAALLAKGSSGDATAVDAHAALRMASLEGAVALGLEREIGSLCVGKQADICAVRLDEIDLQPCYDPVAHLVHAAGREHVSHVWVAGNLRLEDGRLGGIDVAEMLDMANLWQNRLYSGFVSGGELECAMHDRRTGLTTW from the coding sequence ATGACCGCATACGCGCACGCTACCGAGATCGTCGATACCCTGATCGAAGCCCGCTGGATCGTTCCGGTCGAGCCGCGCGGTCTGGTTCTTGAGCATCATGCGCTGGCAATCGATGCCGGTCGTATCGTCGCATTGTTGCCGCAGGCTGAAGCGCGGACGCGCCTTCGCGCGCGCAAGACCGTGCGTTTGCCGCAGCATGTGCTGATTCCGGGACTCGTCAATCTGCATACTCACGCCGCGATGACCTTGCTGCGCGGCTACGCCGATGATATGCCGCTGATGGACTGGCTCAATCAGCGCATCTGGCCCGCCGAGGCAAGGCATGTCACGCCGGGATTCGTGCGGGATGGCACATTGCTGGCCTGTGCCGAAATGCTGCGTGGCGGCACGACCTGCTTCAACGACATGTACTTCTTTCCCGAGGCTGCTGCCGAGGCCGCGCTGCGCCTGGGCATGCGCGCCGTGCTGGGCATGCTGGCGATCGATTTTCCGACCGCCTACGCGGCCGATGCGGAAGACTATCTGAGCAAGGGACTGGCCGTCCGCGACAGCCTGCGCGATCAACCGCTGATCAACTTTTGCATGGCGCCTCATGCGCCGTACAGCGTCGGCGATCGTCTCTTCGAGCAGGTGGCGACCCTGGCGGCACAGCTCGATCTGCCGATACACACGCATGTTCATGAAACGCGCGCCGAAATCGAGGAAAGCCTGCGGCAGCATGGCGTGCGTCCGTTGGAGCGCCTGCGCCGCCTCGGCTTGCTCGGCCCCAACCTGATTGCCGTGCACGCGGTGCATCTGGAACCGGTCGAAATCGAACTGCTGGCGCTTCATGGCTGCCGTGTCGCCCATTGCCCGGTTTCCAATCTGAAGCTGGCAAGCGGCATTGCGCCGAGCGCGCAGCTCATGCGTGCCGGCGTGACGGTCGGCCTGGGCAGCGATGGCGCTGCCAGCAATAACCGCCTCGACATGTTTCGCGAAATGAATCTGGCCGCCTTGCTCGCCAAGGGCAGCAGCGGCGATGCAACGGCAGTCGATGCGCATGCCGCATTGCGCATGGCCAGTCTGGAAGGTGCCGTGGCACTGGGCCTGGAGCGGGAAATCGGTTCGTTATGCGTGGGCAAGCAGGCGGATATCTGCGCTGTACGCCTCGACGAGATCGATCTGCAACCTTGTTATGACCCGGTCGCTCACCTCGTGCATGCGGCCGGTCGGGAGCATGTCAGCCATGTCTGGGTGGCAGGAAATCTTCGTCTCGAAGATGGACGTTTGGGTGGGATCGATGTCGCAGAAATGCTTGACATGGCAAATTTGTGGCAAAATAGACTATATAGTGGGTTTGTAAGCGGCGGTGAGCTGGAATGTGCAATGCATGATCGACGGACCGGTTTGACCACTTGGTAA
- the pheA gene encoding prephenate dehydratase, translating into MTGADAASDEQSELLRLRAGIDRIDDEVLRLVSERARLAQRIGEIKQGTIYRPEREAQVLRRIVEANPGPLPDEAVQRITREIMSACLALEQPLLIAFLGPAGTFTEAAARKHFGASPVLDPCASIDDAFRAVEAGNVNYAVVPVENSTEGAVGRTLDLLLSSSVKVCGEVSLRVHQNLLCKAAALDSSKPPARIYSHAQSLAQCHEWLDRNLPQVPRIPVASNAEAARMAAEQPDTCAIAGETAAQRYGLNILAGNIEDEPNNTTRFLILGSHDAGPSGHDKTSLICSAQNRAGAMHHLLAPFAEHGISMTRLESRPARSLGGGQWAYVFYIDIEGHRQQPQLAAALQALDERAGFLKVLGSYPAAAM; encoded by the coding sequence ATGACCGGGGCCGACGCTGCCAGCGACGAACAGAGCGAGCTCCTGCGCCTGCGCGCAGGCATCGATCGCATCGACGATGAAGTCCTGCGCCTCGTCAGCGAGCGCGCCCGCCTGGCGCAGCGTATCGGCGAGATCAAGCAGGGCACGATCTATCGTCCCGAACGCGAGGCCCAGGTGCTGCGCCGCATCGTCGAAGCCAATCCCGGCCCCTTGCCCGACGAGGCCGTGCAGCGCATCACGCGCGAAATCATGTCGGCCTGCCTGGCGCTCGAACAGCCGCTGCTCATCGCTTTCCTCGGCCCTGCCGGCACCTTCACCGAAGCTGCCGCACGCAAGCACTTCGGCGCATCCCCCGTCCTCGACCCCTGCGCCAGCATCGACGACGCCTTTCGCGCCGTCGAAGCCGGCAACGTCAACTACGCCGTGGTGCCGGTGGAAAACTCCACCGAAGGCGCCGTCGGCCGCACGCTGGATCTCCTGCTCTCCTCGAGCGTGAAGGTCTGCGGCGAAGTCAGTCTGCGCGTGCATCAGAACCTACTGTGCAAGGCCGCCGCGCTCGATTCATCAAAGCCGCCGGCACGCATCTATTCCCATGCCCAGTCGCTGGCCCAGTGCCATGAATGGCTGGACAGGAATCTGCCGCAGGTGCCACGCATTCCGGTGGCCAGCAACGCCGAAGCCGCACGCATGGCTGCCGAGCAGCCGGATACCTGCGCCATTGCCGGAGAAACCGCGGCGCAGCGCTACGGCCTGAACATCCTCGCCGGCAACATCGAGGACGAGCCCAACAACACGACGCGCTTCCTGATACTCGGCTCGCACGACGCCGGCCCCTCGGGCCATGACAAGACCTCGCTGATCTGCTCGGCGCAGAACCGCGCCGGCGCCATGCACCATCTGCTCGCCCCTTTTGCCGAACACGGCATCAGCATGACCCGGCTGGAATCCCGCCCGGCACGCAGCCTCGGCGGCGGGCAATGGGCCTATGTGTTCTACATCGACATCGAAGGCCACCGGCAGCAACCGCAACTCGCCGCCGCCCTGCAGGCGCTGGACGAACGCGCCGGCTTTCTCAAAGTCCTCGGCAGTTATCCGGCTGCCGCAATGTAG
- a CDS encoding phosphoglycerate dehydrogenase: MATSFQVLILNQISANGLKRLPAERYTSGKSIESPDAVLVRSADMHKMDIPASVRAIGRAGAGTNNIPVKAMSARGVPVFNAPGANANAVKELVIAGMLLAARNLRGAMDFVGKLDPADPEMEKKVEDGKKTYAGYELAGRTLGVVGLGKIGCLVADAALKLGMNVLGFDPEITVDAAWSLSSQVRKAASLNELLKHADFISVHVPLLDATRNMLNADNITHLKHGAVILNFSRDQIVDEQAVLDALDGKKLAAYVCDFPSARINAHPKVIALPHLGASTGEAEENCAIMVAEQLRDYLEHGNIQNAVNFPNVVMPRESNYRVAIANANVPNMVGQISTVMAQAGLNIHNMMNKSRGDMAYTLVDVDSSVPQQTINAIAAIEGVLAVRFLPLED; the protein is encoded by the coding sequence ATGGCCACCTCTTTTCAGGTTCTGATCCTCAACCAGATTTCCGCCAACGGCCTCAAGCGCCTGCCCGCCGAGCGCTACACCAGCGGCAAGAGCATCGAATCGCCCGACGCCGTTCTCGTGCGTTCCGCCGACATGCACAAGATGGACATCCCGGCCAGCGTGCGCGCCATCGGCCGCGCCGGCGCGGGCACCAACAACATTCCGGTCAAGGCCATGAGCGCGCGCGGCGTGCCGGTCTTCAATGCGCCGGGGGCCAATGCCAATGCCGTCAAGGAACTGGTCATCGCCGGCATGCTGCTCGCCGCGCGCAATCTGCGCGGGGCGATGGACTTCGTCGGCAAGCTCGACCCGGCCGACCCGGAAATGGAAAAGAAAGTCGAAGACGGCAAGAAAACCTACGCCGGCTATGAACTGGCCGGGCGCACCCTGGGCGTGGTCGGCCTGGGCAAGATCGGCTGCCTGGTGGCCGACGCCGCCCTCAAGCTGGGCATGAACGTGCTCGGCTTCGATCCGGAAATCACGGTGGATGCCGCCTGGAGCCTGTCTTCCCAGGTCAGGAAGGCCGCCAGCCTGAACGAGCTGCTGAAGCATGCCGACTTCATCTCGGTGCATGTACCGCTGCTCGATGCCACGCGCAACATGCTCAATGCCGACAACATCACGCACTTGAAGCATGGCGCGGTCATCCTCAACTTCTCGCGCGACCAGATCGTCGATGAGCAGGCCGTGCTCGACGCGCTCGATGGCAAGAAGCTGGCCGCCTACGTCTGCGATTTCCCCTCGGCCCGGATCAATGCCCACCCCAAGGTCATCGCCCTGCCGCACCTCGGCGCATCCACGGGCGAAGCCGAGGAAAACTGCGCCATCATGGTGGCCGAGCAACTGCGCGACTACCTGGAGCACGGCAACATCCAGAACGCGGTGAACTTTCCCAACGTGGTGATGCCGCGCGAATCGAACTACCGCGTGGCGATTGCCAACGCCAACGTACCCAACATGGTCGGCCAGATTTCGACCGTCATGGCGCAAGCCGGCCTCAACATCCACAACATGATGAACAAGTCGCGCGGCGACATGGCCTACACGCTGGTGGACGTGGATAGCAGCGTGCCGCAGCAGACCATCAACGCCATCGCCGCCATCGAAGGCGTGCTGGCGGTGCGCTTCCTGCCGCTGGAGGATTGA
- the gyrA gene encoding DNA gyrase subunit A translates to MTNTPASFAKETLPISLEEEMRHSYLDYAMSVIVGRALPDVRDGLKPVHRRVLYAMHELSNDWNKPYKKSARIVGDVIGKYHPHGDTAVYDTIVRMAQDFSLRYMLVDGQGNFGSVDGDSAAAMRYTEIRMARIGHELLADLEKETVDFGPNYDGSEEEPLVLPAKIPNLLINGSAGIAVGMATNIPPHNLGEVIDGCLALLNDPELSVEQLIEIIPAPDFPTAGLIYGIAGVREGYLTGRGRVIMRARSHVEDLEKGGKQAIVIDELPYQVNKKTLLEKIAELVNEKKIDGITHLQDESDKDGMRVVIELKRGEMPDVVLNHLYKMTQLQDTFGMNMVALVDGRPRLLNLKEMLAAFLAHRREVITRRTIFELRKARERGHILEGLAVALSNVDEIIALIKAAPTPADAKRGLMERRWNSALVGDMLARAAADASRPEDLAPEFGLGPDGYLLSETQAQAILELRLQRLTGLEQDKIINEYREVMDLIADLIDILARPERITAIIGEELAAIRSQFNDPRRSEIVMSAHDINIEDLITPQDMVVTLSHGGYIKSQPLSEYKAQRRGGRGKQAASTKEDDFVDHLFVANTHDYILCFSNRGRVYWLKVYEAPQGSRSSRGKPIINLFPLEEGEKITAVLPVKEFDEQHYVFMATAGGTVKKTPLTEFSNPRRAGIIAVGLDENDYLIGVAITDGSHDVMLFSDAGKAVRFAEEDVRAMGRGARGVRGMWLEAGQTVISMLVAENEDCSVLTATENGYGKRTAIGEYTRHGRGTKGMIAIQTSERNGKVVGALLVQPEDHLMLISTGGVLIRTAVEQIREMGRSTQGVTLINLDADDTLAGITKIIETDTESETDNPDEQGETA, encoded by the coding sequence ATGACGAACACGCCAGCCTCGTTTGCCAAAGAAACCCTGCCGATCAGTCTCGAAGAGGAGATGCGCCACTCCTATCTCGATTACGCCATGAGCGTGATCGTCGGCCGCGCCCTGCCGGACGTGCGCGATGGCCTCAAACCCGTGCATCGCCGCGTGCTCTATGCGATGCACGAACTGTCCAACGACTGGAACAAGCCCTACAAGAAATCCGCGCGCATCGTCGGCGACGTCATCGGTAAGTACCATCCCCATGGCGATACCGCCGTCTACGACACCATCGTGCGCATGGCGCAGGATTTCTCGCTGCGCTACATGCTGGTCGACGGCCAGGGCAACTTCGGCTCGGTCGATGGCGACAGCGCGGCGGCGATGCGCTACACCGAAATCCGCATGGCGCGCATCGGCCATGAACTGCTCGCCGACCTGGAAAAGGAAACCGTCGATTTCGGCCCCAACTACGATGGTTCCGAAGAAGAACCGCTGGTCCTGCCGGCGAAGATTCCCAACCTGCTGATCAACGGCAGCGCGGGCATCGCGGTGGGCATGGCGACCAACATTCCGCCGCACAATCTCGGCGAAGTGATCGATGGCTGCCTGGCACTCCTGAACGATCCCGAACTGTCCGTCGAACAGTTGATCGAGATCATCCCGGCGCCGGACTTTCCCACCGCCGGCCTGATCTACGGCATCGCCGGCGTGCGCGAAGGCTATCTGACCGGGCGTGGGCGCGTGATCATGCGCGCGCGCAGCCACGTCGAGGATCTGGAAAAAGGCGGCAAGCAGGCCATCGTCATCGACGAGTTGCCCTACCAGGTCAACAAGAAGACCCTGCTGGAAAAGATCGCCGAACTGGTCAACGAAAAGAAGATCGACGGCATCACCCACCTGCAGGACGAATCCGACAAGGACGGCATGCGCGTGGTAATCGAGCTGAAGCGCGGCGAAATGCCGGATGTCGTGCTCAATCATCTCTACAAGATGACTCAATTGCAGGACACCTTCGGCATGAACATGGTGGCGCTGGTCGATGGCCGGCCGCGCCTGCTCAATCTCAAGGAAATGCTCGCGGCCTTCCTGGCCCATCGCCGCGAAGTCATCACCCGGCGCACCATTTTCGAACTGCGCAAGGCGCGCGAGCGCGGCCACATCCTCGAAGGTCTGGCCGTCGCCCTGTCCAACGTCGATGAAATCATCGCCCTCATCAAGGCCGCGCCGACGCCGGCCGACGCCAAGCGCGGCCTGATGGAGCGCCGCTGGAATTCCGCGCTGGTCGGCGACATGCTGGCGCGCGCGGCCGCCGACGCTTCGCGCCCCGAAGACCTGGCGCCCGAATTCGGCCTGGGGCCGGACGGCTACCTGCTTTCCGAAACCCAGGCCCAGGCCATCCTCGAATTGCGCCTGCAGCGCCTGACCGGCCTGGAGCAGGACAAGATCATCAACGAATACCGCGAAGTGATGGATCTGATCGCCGACCTGATCGACATCCTCGCCCGTCCCGAGCGCATCACCGCCATCATCGGCGAGGAACTCGCCGCCATCCGCAGCCAGTTCAACGATCCGCGCCGCTCCGAAATCGTCATGAGCGCGCACGACATCAACATCGAGGATTTGATCACCCCGCAGGACATGGTGGTCACGCTCTCCCATGGCGGCTACATCAAGTCGCAGCCGCTCTCCGAATACAAGGCGCAAAGACGCGGCGGGCGCGGCAAGCAGGCGGCATCGACCAAGGAAGACGATTTCGTCGACCACCTCTTCGTCGCCAATACGCATGATTACATCCTCTGCTTCTCCAACCGCGGCCGCGTGTATTGGCTGAAGGTATACGAGGCGCCGCAGGGCAGCCGCAGCAGTCGCGGCAAGCCGATCATCAACCTGTTCCCGCTCGAGGAAGGCGAGAAGATCACCGCCGTCCTGCCGGTCAAGGAGTTCGACGAGCAGCACTACGTCTTCATGGCCACCGCCGGCGGCACGGTCAAGAAGACGCCGCTGACCGAGTTCTCCAACCCGCGCCGCGCCGGCATCATCGCCGTCGGCCTGGACGAAAACGATTACCTGATCGGCGTGGCCATCACCGACGGCAGCCATGACGTGATGCTGTTCTCCGATGCCGGCAAGGCGGTGCGCTTCGCCGAGGAAGACGTGCGCGCCATGGGGCGCGGCGCGCGCGGCGTGCGCGGCATGTGGCTGGAAGCCGGCCAGACGGTGATTTCCATGCTGGTTGCCGAGAACGAAGACTGCTCGGTGCTCACCGCCACCGAGAACGGCTACGGCAAGCGCACGGCCATCGGCGAATACACCCGCCATGGCCGCGGCACCAAGGGCATGATCGCCATCCAGACCAGCGAGCGCAACGGCAAGGTGGTCGGCGCCCTGCTGGTGCAGCCGGAAGACCACCTGATGCTGATTTCCACCGGCGGCGTGCTGATCCGCACCGCCGTCGAGCAGATCCGAGAAATGGGCCGCTCGACCCAGGGCGTGACCCTCATCAATCTGGATGCCGACGATACCCTGGCCGGCATCACCAAGATCATCGAAACCGATACCGAATCCGAAACGGACAACCCAGACGAACAAGGAGAAACCGCATGA